The sequence CCGTGGCGGTTCAGCGCGCGAAGTTGGCGGACGCATCGCTGACGCCGTCTGCGCGCGTATTGCAGACGATGCGTGACAAGCAGCAGAGCTTCCTCGCGTTCGGCCTTGAGCAAAGCGAGGTGCACGCCGCCTATTTCCGCTCGCGTCCGCTGGACGCTGCGCAGACCAAGGAATTCACCGACCTTGCCGCGCAATCGCTTGCAGAGCAGGCCAAATTGGAGCGGGAAGAGGTGGGTTCATTCGACGCATTCGTCGCGGCATACCGGGCGTACACGTTGAACCGGTTTAGCGTCTAAACGACGAACGTCGTTGCGCCGGAAAAAGCGGCCCTGAGGAAAAATGCCGTTCAGCTAACACTGAACGGCATTTTCATTTGTGAAACGGGAAGAGCCCTTGGAGGGCTGCTTTTTTATTGTGCACAGGTAACGTCTGCGCAAAGCGATGCTGGCCGCCCAACTGTATCGGCAAAATCTCCACTCGTTTTGGCGATTCGCAAATGGGTATGAAACACCTGGCCGGGGCTGCGGTCCAACTTAGACGACACGCTCCAGAGAGGGAGGCTTCAACGCGATGAAAAAGGGTCTGTTGGCAGTACTGTGTCTGGCGGCGGCGGGATGCTCGACGCAAGGGCAGGTCAATCCGGACGTCATGCAGATCGCGACTACGCCGTTGACGTGTTCGAGCAAGGCCGAGTGTGATGTTTGGTGGCAGCGCGCGCAGACGTGGGTAGCCGGTCATTCGACATACAAGATCGAATCTGCGACTGACACGTTGATCCAGACGGCGGGCCCGGACGGTGGCAAGCGAGCGCTGGCGTATCAGATTACGCGCACCGCGAACCCGGACGGCACTGCGACGATTGGATTCGCGGCGCATTGTGACGGCTCGATGGGATGCAAACCTAACCCATGGGAGGCGGGCGCCGACTTCAAGGAATACGTACGAGGCACAACCGCGGGCGCGCCGCAGGGCGGTGCAAAACCATCGCAACCTGGAGGACCGACGGCGATGCACCCGGACGCCATGCAGGGCCAGTCGATCCCGGGAACGAGTGGGGAGGCGGTCACGCAGTGAGGGCGGGGGAAACGGTAATGCAGTCTGCGAGGAGAAGGTCAAGCCCGAGGCCGCGAAGCGGTGCGCCGGAGGTGCAGGCTTGAGGTTCGCCTCGCCCCCGGAAAACCGTTTGCATGGTCGCGAGTGGACGATATCTCCTCTGACATTATCTGGCCGGCCGAGTCCCAGCTAACCCACATGAACCGCGAGTGTGACACTGAGTAACCCACCGCGCAAAAACACGGCAAGTGTTGTTAGAAGTGCGCTTCGGCGCGCGCAGCGCCGCCGGAAGTATGACTGCCTTGTCACTTGCGCTGAATGTGCGGGAACACAGATTCCAGATGCACCACTACCGTGGCTGTGCGGGGGACCCGCTTAGCAGGGGGTTCGAGCCGCTTTCTCTTGCTTACTTCTCTTTGCGGCGGCAAAGAGAAGTAAGTGCCGCCCCGCACAGCAATGCTCTCAACTTAAGCCCCATTTCATCAAGCAAGCTTGTACGCGAGATGGTGATGGGGCTTGGCTTTTCTGGGCGGTCGTGGGTAAGAGCGCGAGGGCTGGATACGACATCGGGCCTGGTGGATGGCCGGCATGACTTTGGGCAGCAGGTTCAGGCAGTGTTCAATCCGTAGCAGGCACGCGCCGAGGATCGGCTTGAGGGCACCCAGCGCATAAACACGGTCAGGACGGCTGGCAGGTGCGTCATCGTGAGACGCATCGTCGAGATCGCTGAGCAGTGTGCACAGGTTGTCGGCGACGGTTTTTGCGCCGAAGTCCTGCTGCAGCGCCAGGTAGTCCAGCCCCGTGACGGCCTCCAGCCGCAGCCGGTGCTTGAGCCGTTTGAACGCTTCCTCGATGCGCCAGCGCTGATGGTAGAGCGCCCCGAAGGTGGCAGCCGGATAGCGCTGGCGATCGAGCAGCGAGGTCATCAGCACGCGAACACGTCCGCCAGGAGTGACATCGCGGATCAGGCGCACCGTGGTGGGCGTGCGCACCAGTTCATAGTCAAGGGCGTCCTGTTCATCGGGCGCGGCCAGTGTCACGAAGCGCTCAGCCTCGCCACTGCGCGCAAAGGCGGTGACGCACGTCCAGGCGCGTGCATCCACGCGTAGACAGAACGGGATCTCGCGCTGTGCCAGGGCGGCTACCATCATGTTGCCGAGATAGCCGCGATCGAGCAGCAGCAGATCGGTGTGCGGTTGCAGTACGTCCAGCGCTTCGAACAGCATCTGCCGCTCGGAGCCGTCGGCCGGATGAAGCGCGGCGTGCAGGGTCAGTTCGGGCCCCGGCAGGAACAGCGCAAATGCGTAGTGGTCGGCGCGCAGATCATGGCCTTCGCGCGTGCCTACCCGCAGACGGCTACCGTCGGCTGCGACCAGCCTCAGGCCATTCCAGCGCATCGAATCAATGTAGGGTTGGGCCAGCTCGATCAGGCGCGCGCGGGCCAGTTCGAACAGCTCGGCCGACAGGCCGCGGCGCGCCTTGCTGAAGGCCTGTGCACTTACCGCCCGGGTGCGCACCGTTTGCCCGTGCAACGCGCCAAACAGCCCATCGAGCTCGGCCTGCACGCTCGAGCGCATGCCCGACATCATCAACGCTGCCATGCGTGGCAGCGTCAGGATGCGATTGCGGGTAAAGGCAGTGGGAGAACGGCGAACACGCTCAGCGAGCGCCGGATCGAACAGGAAATCGGAGAACTCAGCCAGGAGTTGGGAAGACGCTGGTATTTGAGTTCATATCGTTTATTTATCAATCAGTTATGCGATGAAGTTTACAGGGCAAACGCCCCGTATACAAGCCCTTTCGGGCTTAAGTTGAGAGCATTGCCCCGCACAGGGGCAACGCTAATAGACCGATAAGAAAACAAGGAAAGGCCAACGCCGCAGGCACCCAGCCAACCAAGCGCCGCGCAGGCAAAAACCCCATCAATGCCCCATAGAAGGCCCCACCCCTTTCCTGGGCTTAGTCACCCAAACCAGCACAGCCAACACAAGAAACGCCGCACAGGAAATCCGAAAAAAATCATTAGTGGCCATCATATAAGCCTGCGCCGTAACAACCTGATTCAACTGAGCAGTAAGGCTATCCCCCGAAAGCCCAAGCCCCGCCAACCCATTGGTATAAGCATTGGTATTAGCCGAATAGACATTGACAGAATCAGTCAACATCGCATGATGATAAATCGTATCGTTTTCCCAGTAAGTCGTACTAACAGCCGTCCCAATCGCCCCGGACAACGTCCGAAAAAAGTTCGACAACCCAGAAGCACTAGCAAGCCGCTCATCCGACACGCTGGACAGCGTAATAGTCGTCATTGGCACAAAGAAACAAGCCACCCCAATCCCTTGCACCAACCGCGGCCAGATCACATGATTGAACGGCACATCGAGGGTAAAAGTCGAGTTCCAGAACGACACGAACGCGAACACGATGAATGCAAAACTCGCCACCACGCGCAGGTTCAACCGATGCATGTTCTTGCCGATCATCGGCGACAAAAACAGCGCAAGAATCCCGACCGGCGCGGTTGCCAAACCAGCAAGCCCCGCGGTGTACCCCATCACCGTCTGCAACCAGAGCGGGAAAATCACCACAGACCCAAAGAACGCCATAAATCCGAACGAAATAATCACCACACCAAGCGCGAAATTACGATCCTTGAATAGCGAAAGATCGACAACGGGCTCCTTATCCGTCATCTCCCACACCAGCAGGAACGCAATCGACACCACCGCAATAATCGCCAGCGTGATGATAAACGTCGAGTTGAACCAGTCGCGATCCTTGCCGAGGTCAAGCACCATCTGCAAACACGACACGCCAATCACAAGCAACGCGAGGCCAATCGCATCGATACGCTGCTTGGTGACCTTGGTCTCGCGGCCACGCAACAGCAGGAACGCGCACACCGCCGAGAACAACCCAATCGGCACATTGATATAAAAGATCCACGGCCACGTGTAGTTATCGGTGATATACCCGCCCATCACGGGCCCAAAAATCGGCGCGCAAATCACGGTCATCGCCCAAAGACCAAGCGCGAGCCCGCGCTTTTCCGTTGGGTACGAGCGCATCAGAATCGTCTGCGAAAGCGGGACCATCGGCCCGGAAACTAGCCCCTGCAGAAGCCGGAACGCAATCAGCGACTCGAAATTGTGCGCGAAGCCGCACAGCGCCGAGGCGATCGTGAAAAGCAGCACCGACAGCGTGAACAACCGCACCTCGCCGACGCGCCGCGCGAGCCAGCCAGTCAACGGCACCGCGATCGCCGAGGCCACGGAATACGACGAGATGACCCAGGTGCCCTGACTGGTCGCTACGCCGAGGCTGCCGGAAATGGTCGGCACAGCGACGTTCGCGATCGACGTGTCGAGCACTTCCATGAACGTACCGAGCGCGAGACCGACGGTGAGCAACGCCAACATCCCGCCCTTGAGCGGGGCAAGTTCAGCGGCGGGTAGGGCTTCGGCGGTAGCCGTGGCAGCCATGTATGTTTCTCCTCAGCTGGGAAAGCTTGTCGCGGCAGCCTTATCGCACCCACCGAATGGCGTGCTTACATGCCGGATCACCCTCTGCCCAGACAGACATTTTTAAACAATGGCGCTTTCATAAACGCCTCTTGGTTACTGCCCGCCGTGATCTGGCAGCGGCTCTTCGGGTGAATCTTCCAGCGATTCCTGCGGCGATCCGAGGCTGCAACACGCGCTTGCTCCCTCGCCGATGCCGTTCGCAATGAAGCGGCCGAGCAGATCGAGCAAGGCCGCGTGGTCCGCGGCGGAAAATCCGCGCAACTGCTCGTTCAGCACGGCTGCGCCCAGACTCGGCAATTGCCGCGCGGCTTCATGGCCCTGCGGCGTCAGCTCCAGCTTGACCATCCGACGGTCCGCGTCGCTGCGCGTACGCACGATAAAGCCTTTCTTTTCAAGGCGATCGAGCAGGCGCGTCATCGATCCGCTGTCGTATGACATGACCCGCGACAACTCGAACGGCGTGCTCGCGCGTTGTGCCGACAACACCAGAATCACGCCGATCTGCTGGGCGGTCAGTCCTAACGGTTTGACCGCACGGTCCATCCGCTCGACAAGCACGTTTCGCGCTTTCGTCAGGTAATAGCCAAGACTCGATTCGAGGTGAATCTCGTCCGCGTTGTAGGGGCCGTCAGTCATCGTGTATCCGGGAACATCGTCGAGCAGAACGAATTCTAGCTGCCTAAGCAGACAAGTCAAACTCCGTTCGCGTAGCGCGAACAGCGCAAAAAACAACACCGCTGCGGCGCGCGGAGCAAAGTATCTTGAAATTTAATTGCATAGTCAATATTATTATAGGCAACGAGTTACGCGCGATCCGCGCCACCCGAGACCATGTTCTGACCGATTGTCTGCACGCCGCAATGGCGCCGTGCGAAAAGGATTTCCCCGATGCTGTACCTCAAAAACACCCTTGGCGGCTTGAGCCGCTCCCTGACCGATTCCGCGCTGAGCAGCTTTCAAGGGCCGCATCGCTGGTGGAAACTGGCGTTGTTCGCTGTGCTGTTCGTGCTGCCGGGTGGATCGGTGGGGGTTGCGGTGTTGGCGTGGGCGGAGCATCGGCGATGGCAGAAGGGGGCTAAGGCGGCCTCAGCGAAATTGGCGGGGTCCGCCATAGCAGCGAGCAGTGTCGCTACCGCCGCTGACGCAAGCCCGGCGAGCGCGTGTCAGGCACGCTCAGGTGCGCCGTGCCGGGCTGCGGCTGGCAAGCTGGCCCGGCAGACTACGTCCGCGGATTCGCGGGTTTAATTCTCTTCTTGCAGAGCCGGCGTTCGTTGCCTGCGCGGCGTTTTTCCGCCGCCCAAGGCAACGAAGCCGGTGTCGGTAATAGCACGTAACCATCCCGCCCCCTTCAGTAACACACCTCCGCCTCCCCCCGCATTACCCTTTCAGTTTCCCGCGTCCAAGCGGTCCCATACGCTAACATTCCGGCAGAGCCATGATCTCGCCCGGCCAGCAGTGCCGCCATTGGCCGCATTGCGGCGTCCTGAAGGAATCCATTGCATGCAGTTTGAACGAATCTCGCGCGCGCGGACGCTTGCGCCCCGCGCCCTGACTATCGCAGTCGCTGCGGCCCTCGCCACCCTGCTGGCCGGTTGCGTCGTCGGTCCCGATTACAAACGGCCCGCGGCCGAGATCCCCGCGTCCTATAAGGAAGCCGCCCCCGGCTGGAAAGTCGCTCAGCCGGCCGATCAGCAAGACCGCGGCGACTGGTGGACCATCTACGAAGACCCGCAACTCAACGCGCTCGAAGACAAGCTGAACGCGTCGAACCAGACGATCGCCCAATTCGCCGCCGCTTACCGCCAAGCACGGGCGCTGGTTGGCGAGGCCCGTGCGGCGTATTTCCCGACCATCGGTGCATCGGCAGGCGGCACGCGTTCCGGCTATGGTTCGTCGTCCGGCAACAACACGACGACCACCTCGAGCCGCTCCGGCATCAGCAACAGCTACAACGTGCAACTCGACGCAAGCTGGGAGCCGGACCTGTGGGGGTCGGTCACCCGCTCGGTGAATTCGCAGAAAGCCGGTGCGCAGGGCGCCGCCGCCGATCTGGCGAATGCGCGGCTGTCCGCCCAGGGCACGCTCGCGCAAACCTATTTCTCGCTGCGCGCGCTCGACTCCACCCAGAAGCTGCTCGACGACACCGTCGTGGCCTATCAGAAATCGCTGCAACTCACGCAGAATCAGTACGCGGCGGGCGTCGCCGCGCGGTCGGACGTGATTCAGGCGCAAACGCAGTTGCAAACGGCGCAAGCGGCCGCCATCGACAACGGTGTGCAGCGCGCGCAGGACGAGCACGCGATCGCTGTGCTCGTCGGCGAGCCGGCCTCGACCTTCTCGATTCCGCCGATGCCGCTGACCGCCACGCCGCCTGCCGTGCCCGCGCAGATGCCGTCGGCGCTCCTCGAGCGGCGTCCGGATATCGCATCGGCCGAGCGCAAGGCGGCGGCGGCGAACGAACAGATCGGCGTCGCGATCGCGGCGTTCTTCCCGTCGCTCACCCTGTCGGCCACCGGCGGCTTCCAAAGTTCGGTGTTTTCGCAACTGCTGACCTTACCGTCGCGCTTCTGGACACTCGGCCCGCAACTCGCCGGCACGATCTTCGACGCCGGCTTGCGCGAGGCCAAGACCGAAGCGGCGCGCGCGGCGTACGATCAGGATGTCGCCACCTACCGTCAAACGATTCTGGCCGCGTTCCAGGACGTCGAGGACAACCTTGCCTCGCAGCGCATCCTCGGACAGGAAATCGTCGTGCAGCGGCAAGCGGTGGATTCAGCGCGTCAGGCGCTCACCATCGTCACGAACGAGTACAAGGCCGGCACGGTCGGCTACGTCAACGTGCTGACCGCACAGACCACGGCCTTCCTGGCTGAGCAAAAGCTGGAGAGCCTCGCGGGGCAGCGGATGGTGTCGTCGGTGGGTCTGGTGAAGGCGCTCGGCGGCGGCTGGGATGTGTCGCAAATGAACCGCGAAACGGGCGATGTGGCGGCGCCCGCGCCGCTGCCGGCAGCGTCGGCGACGCCTGTGGCGCAAAGCGGAGCCACGCCGCAACCAGCGCAGAGCAACTAGGCGCACGATTCGCCAAAGCACAGCAAAAGAGGCATGGCCGCGCAATGCGGCCATGCCTCTTTTTTTATCACCCGCGCCTCAATGCACGAACCTTAGTGTACGAACGTCAGCGCGACCGTATCCGGTCCGCTTGGCCGGCCCAACAGATTCAGGAGTCCCGCGAGGTTGTCGCGCGCTTCTGGGGCGGCGCTTGCCGACCCATGAAACGATGTCGAGGCTGACGACACGCTGCCGTTACCGGTCAGCATCAATGGCCCCTTGAGGGTCGTCAGATCCAGCGTGGACGACGCGCCCTGCGCCTGGAACTGCAGCCGGTAAGAACCCAGCGGCTTGACCAGCGAGACACGCGAACTGACATCGTTCAGGGTCACCGTCAGCTGACCGAACGCTTCCTGATTAAAGCTGCGCCAATCGGACCATGAGAGGCGCACGTCGCCTTGCAGATCGAGCGTATTGAACGGCGCGCCGAGGCCGCTCAGCAACGAAGCCGGCACCGCCATCGCGCCCGGCGTAACGGTGGCGCTGCGCAGCGTCGCATCGACGGTGATCGGGTCGGGCATCGCTTCGCTGTGCCGCATGATCATCCGCACGCGGCCGGTGAAAAGCGGCCAGAACGCGGTGCGCCATTCGATCCGTCCCGGCAGCAGGGTCGCCGCGCTCATATCGGAACCGGCGGCGAGCATCAGCGTGGCCGAGCCGTGCCACAGCGAGCCCGCCGGATCGACGAGATTGACGTGGCCACGGGTCTGTTTGGCGAACTGCGGAGTAATCCAGGCGGCCGGCAACAAGGTGAGCATCACGGCCGCGCTCGCCAGCACCGCGACCACTAGCCAGGGTAGCGCGACGCGCAGGCGCCGCATCCAGTAAGTCATGCGAAATCCTGTAACGGCGCGGTCATTTCGCGGTAGACGGCTGCAACGACGCCATCAGATCCACCTGGCCGTCTTCCTTGAGCGCGGTCACGTGCGCCTCGGCGACCTGCACCTTGAACTGCTTGCGCGCGTCGTCAACCCAGCTCGTCCACGCCGGGAACGACGCGTTTTTCATCTGGATCTGCACGGCGTTGCCGATCACCTGCACCTGGGTCGCGGCAAGACCGTGATCGCTGAGCGAGGCGGTGAGCGCGTCCTTGAGCGCAGCGCCGGTCGGTGCGACACCTTGAGCCGCCGCGGAGAGCTGGCGCGCTTCATTCGACTGCGCGGTCATCTGCGCCAACTGACGCTGCAAGGTGGGCAGCGATTCACGCAGATGCGCGCGCCCATCCTGCGCCGGCGCCCACAGCACCGACCACGCGATCACCACGGCCAGCACCCCGCTGCCCCACGCCAGCAGGGTCTTTTCGCGCTCGGTGCGCTGGTCCCAGAATCCAGCCCAGCTTTGGGCGAGTTCAGCTTTCATTGTCCGTTCCTGATGGTCCACTTACCGGTATTGCTGTCGATCGCGCCGGTCAGGCCGTTGCGCGCAAGGCGCTTGGCGAAATCAGCATCGAGTTTTACTTCAGGCTTGAAGGTCACATCGAGCCGCCGGTCGTGATAGTCGAGCGCGGCGATACCGTTGACCGGCACCGGCGCCAACGAGCGTGCCAAGCCATCGGCGAGCGACAGAAAATCGTCCGGCGACAGCTCACCCGCCGCCACCCGCAGCTGCTGCAACTGGCGCGACATCTGGTCGGGCGCGTCGAGCACGACCGTCGTCTTGGGGAAGGTGTTGAGGAGCAGCTCGGTCATCTGCGTGTTGATCGCGTCGCGCTGACGCGAGAGCATCAGCCACTGCACGTTCGCGCCGACAATCGCGATCACCAGCGCGCCGACCGCCAGCATGACCGGCAGGCGCAGACGCCGCAGCGTCGCGCGGTCGAGCCGCCACGGCTGCGAGGCGAACTCGAACTGACACAGGTCGAAGCGGCACGTCAGCGCGCGGCGCGCGAGTTGCTCGAACGGCAACGGGCTGGCCCCGTGCACATAGGCGGCGAGCTTCGCCGGGCTGGTTGCCGCCAGACTCGGCTCATTGCCGGGCACCTCAGTCAGCATGTACAGCGACACCGGCGCGGCGCCGGCGAGCGCGCTGAGCGTCGCGTTCACGGCGCTAGCCGGCACCGCCAGCCCCTCGCCTTGTACGCCGCGTGCGATCGCCAGTTCGACGCGTGGCGCCACGTTCACCGCCACGCTTTCGACCGCACCTTCAAGCAGGAACGCGGGTGCGGTCTGGACGACAGCGCCGAGCACGGCCGCCACCATCGGGACGGCGGACGCGACGCCCGGCGCGATGACCGGCAGCGACGTCGCCACGCTAGCCGAGCCCGCTCCGACTGGCTCGCCCGCGTTGACCATTTCCGCGACTTCGGCGGGCGTATCGAGCGTGGCGGCTTGCGGCAGGCAGCGCGTGACGGGCACGGCGCGCACGCTGCGGTGGCCGGCGGCGGCAAAGCCTTCGCAGATGAAGCGGAACCAGCCGCGGTCGATGATCGCGAGCAACTGACGGCCGCCCGCGACCGGTTGCGGGTCGACGGCAATGTGACAGGTTTGCGGGTCCTGGATCAGTTGATCCTCGACGATATTCGGCAAGGCCTGGCGCAGCCGCGGGCCACGCAATGGCGGCAGCTTGGCGGGCATCATCAGCAGGTCGCGGGCGGCGACCATCAGCACCGTCGACGAGGCGCGCGGCAGCAGCGCGAGCGCCGAGCGGCCCGCGCGTTGGGTGCGGCCCGACTTGTCGAGCAGCACGAACGGCAACTCCGGCAGTTGCCATTCCTGCGATGGCACCGCCGGATCACGCGGCGGCAATAGGACGATCAGCGTGCTCAAAGGCCACTCTCTCTGGGAAAGGCGTTATTCATAGTTGGTCTTGTATCCGCACGATACGCGTAGTGTGAGTCAATGCGTCACGATAGACGAGGGTCGTGCGGTCCACTACCGCGCGTTCGTGCTGCACGCGGCCGCGGATGAAAAAGTAGCTCGTGTTGACGTCCATTTCATTCGGATCGATCTGGGCGGACTGTACGCCGGCGCCGCTCAAGGCGAGTTGCACATCGCTGACGTTATGGAAAAACACGGTCTGCCGGCGCGCGACGAAGGCTTGCGCGGCGGACAGACTCATTCCTGGCACGATTGCCGCGATGACTTCGGCGGGGGCTGTATTCATGTTGACCGCCGATACCGTGGGCAGCACGGTGACGAACGGGCGCAAGCGCGCGACCATTTCCGGCGTATAGCCGGGGATATCGAGCAGCGAATCGACGCTGGTCATTTGCAGCGGCGCGACGGCAGCGTTGTCGTCGCCGTCTTCGATGCCGGGTTTGTCGGTGAAGCTACCGCCGGTGGCGCCGCCGCCTGGGGCGATCGGGGTTGCCGTTGTCCCGGCGGCGGAAGTGACCGTCTGAAAACGCGTTGCCGATTGAGCGAGGCTCGAGCGGACCTGCACGGCGGTGGTTTTTGCCAGTTGGCTGTTCACGCCGAGGGAGACCAGCAGGCGCTGGTAGGCATCGACCTGCTCCGCGTTGAGTTGCATGACGCCGGGGGCGGGGCTCGAGACCAGATTGCGGAGGTTGAATTTGGCTTGGGCGTCTTCGATTGAGCCGGAGAGATAGGTCTCTTGGCCTTGTTCGGCTCTGACTTCACCGATTTGGCCTAGGAAGTCCGACAGACGTGTTTTTGCAATGGGGACGCCCCATACCCCGCCTAAGTAGGTGATGCCTGCTGAGGTGTCGCCCTCTGAGCGGAGGATCAGGCGCGTCCAGTCCAGCGCGCCTCGGGCGACCCATTGCGCTTGAGAGAGGAGACGTTGGTTTTCTATCCTTCGGATTTGGACTTGCTGGCGCCAGAGGAGGCCCGATACCAGGATCGCTGATAGCGCGACTACTAGTAGAGCGCTGATGATGGCTACGCCTTGTTGTTTTGCCTGCGGCAGCTCTCCTGCCTGTGTGCCTGCGGCGTTGGCCTTTCCTTGTTTTCTTATTGGTTTATTAGCGTTCCCCCTGTGCGGGGGGGCACCTACTTTTCTTTGCCGGCCGCAAAGAAAAGTAGGCAAAAGAAAGCGGCTCCAACCGCTAATTCTTAAGTGGGTCCCCTGGCTTGGAGGGGGTAGTGGTGCATCTGGAATCTGTGCCCCCACATCCCCAACCCGGAGTGACAAAGCAGTCATACTTCCCGCCTCGCGCTGCGCGCTCGCCGGAAGGGTCGGCTTTGAACACCATTGGATTCGTTTGAGGTGGAGGGGAGCCGTCGGCTTCGCCTCGGCGATGCGCCCAACCAATTTTTCTGCTGTTGCCTGTGCGTGAGGACTAGTGCGTACGGCCGAAAGGCGCGTCGCGTCGGAAGAGCCGAATGATGAGAGCGGCGGCGCCGATGAAAGCAGCTGCGCGTCTGCGCGTGCAAAGGTAGCGCCCGCCGGAACGCAGAGGCCAGAAGCACCAAAAGCGGCGCTCACCGGAGCACAGGCATGAGATGCACCAAAGGCGGCGCCCGCCAAGGCGTAGGGGCCAAGAGCTCCGGCCAGTGCGCAGCCGTCAGAACCATCAAGCGGTTTTTGTGATGTACCGCTCGGCGCGCGCAGCGCCGCCGGAACCGATGACTGCTTTGTCACTGACGCGGAATGTGCGAAGGCACGGATTCCAGATGCACCACTGCCCCCTCCGAGCCAGGGGACCCACTTAGCAGGGGGTTCGAGCCGCTTTCTTTTGCCTACTTTTCTTTGCGGCGGCAAAGAAAAGTAGGTGCCGCCCCGCACAGGGGCAACGCTAATAGACCGATAAGAAATCAAGGAAAGGCCAACGCCATAGGCAAACGGACAAAACCGCCGAGCAGGCAAAGAACCAAAGAAAAAGCACGCCCACCCACGCCCAACCACAGAGCGTCGCGAAGACAACAACAACACCAAAGACCCAGAGCGTCGCGGAGACAAAAGAAAATACTTCATTTCATTCTCCGACGAGAAAAACCCGCGTAACAGGCTGCGCCAACGACTTAGCCCCAACACTCACTTCCAGCCCAGTCACCGACCGCGGCAGCGGCGCATTCCCCAACTGGGGCACCTTCAAATTATTGTCGTTCTCCGTAATAGCACTCTGCACATCCTTCATCTGCGTAGTCCAGCCCACCTTCGGCACATAAAGACGAGCAGAAATTGCCCCAACGCCCCCCATCAAAGGTACCGCCGTCCACCCATCACCCTCACCACCGCGCAACGCGCGCCGCAGATCCCCCACATTCCCCAACGGCGGCGACGCATACCGAATCACACGCCCCTCGGACACGCGGTACCTCACCACCTGCAAACGCGGCGCCTCCCCCGGTAACACCATCTCCCGCACGATCTGCAACACACTGCCTGAAACCGATATCGCCGCCTGCCCGGACTCATCATCCGACGCGGCCTGCCGCGCATCAATCCGCATCTGATCGAACAACTGCGCAAAAACGCGCTCGTCTTCCATCGCGTTCGTGATCGTCTCCCGGCCACGAATGATCTGGTCCAACCCACGCCACGACAACACGGCAATCACCGCCATGATCGCAATCGCGACCAGCAACTCGATCAGCGTGAAACCACGCGCGCGCATTCGGCCGCGGCGCTTAGAGCGAACGGTTGTTTTCATTCGCGACCACCGTCACCATCTGCGCAAGATTGCCGGAACGCCCAGGCATCGTCACCATCACTTCGACACGGCGAAACACCGGATTCGGCGTCGCCGTCACTTGCTCGGTACAGATCAACTGCAAATTGCCCTGCGAGCAGTCAAAACTCGTCGAGCCGACGTTCGGCCAACCATGCGTCAAATGCAATTGCGCCAGCGTATTGTCCGCACTCCATCCCGCCAGCAGACGACGGTGCAAATCCGCTTCGCCGCTCGCCAGACTCCCCACCGCGCGCATCGATGCCGCCAACGCAATCGCGATAATCGCCAGCGCCACCAGCACTTCAATCATCGTAAAACCACGCTGCGAATCACTCTGCGATACGCGCGCGCCTGTGCCCCTGCAACGACGCATCTCAGTGCACCTCATAGCGGCCATTGCCGGTGCCGACGATCGTCGCGCTCCCCGCAGCCGAAAACAGTGTGATCTGCACCGGCACGTCGATCGCTTCAGTGCCGAACACAACACGGCTCGGGTGCGAATCCGATCCCGGGTAATTGATCGTGACGCCGGTCACACCACCTTCCCAGTTGCGCGGCCCGAGCAGGTCGTCACGCAGCGGACGCCAGCCGTCTTCGGTTCGCAGATCGAAGCGAAAGCCACCATCGAGCGGCTGCCACGCGATCGGCCGTGCACGCACCTGAGCTTCGTCACCGGCCGATTCGAACAGCAGCG comes from Burkholderia sp. GAS332 and encodes:
- a CDS encoding Transposase DDE domain-containing protein, which produces MAALMMSGMRSSVQAELDGLFGALHGQTVRTRAVSAQAFSKARRGLSAELFELARARLIELAQPYIDSMRWNGLRLVAADGSRLRVGTREGHDLRADHYAFALFLPGPELTLHAALHPADGSERQMLFEALDVLQPHTDLLLLDRGYLGNMMVAALAQREIPFCLRVDARAWTCVTAFARSGEAERFVTLAAPDEQDALDYELVRTPTTVRLIRDVTPGGRVRVLMTSLLDRQRYPAATFGALYHQRWRIEEAFKRLKHRLRLEAVTGLDYLALQQDFGAKTVADNLCTLLSDLDDASHDDAPASRPDRVYALGALKPILGACLLRIEHCLNLLPKVMPAIHQARCRIQPSRSYPRPPRKAKPHHHLAYKLA
- a CDS encoding MFS transporter, DHA2 family, multidrug resistance protein, giving the protein MAATATAEALPAAELAPLKGGMLALLTVGLALGTFMEVLDTSIANVAVPTISGSLGVATSQGTWVISSYSVASAIAVPLTGWLARRVGEVRLFTLSVLLFTIASALCGFAHNFESLIAFRLLQGLVSGPMVPLSQTILMRSYPTEKRGLALGLWAMTVICAPIFGPVMGGYITDNYTWPWIFYINVPIGLFSAVCAFLLLRGRETKVTKQRIDAIGLALLVIGVSCLQMVLDLGKDRDWFNSTFIITLAIIAVVSIAFLLVWEMTDKEPVVDLSLFKDRNFALGVVIISFGFMAFFGSVVIFPLWLQTVMGYTAGLAGLATAPVGILALFLSPMIGKNMHRLNLRVVASFAFIVFAFVSFWNSTFTLDVPFNHVIWPRLVQGIGVACFFVPMTTITLSSVSDERLASASGLSNFFRTLSGAIGTAVSTTYWENDTIYHHAMLTDSVNVYSANTNAYTNGLAGLGLSGDSLTAQLNQVVTAQAYMMATNDFFRISCAAFLVLAVLVWVTKPRKGVGPSMGH
- a CDS encoding transcriptional regulator, MarR family, which encodes MTDGPYNADEIHLESSLGYYLTKARNVLVERMDRAVKPLGLTAQQIGVILVLSAQRASTPFELSRVMSYDSGSMTRLLDRLEKKGFIVRTRSDADRRMVKLELTPQGHEAARQLPSLGAAVLNEQLRGFSAADHAALLDLLGRFIANGIGEGASACCSLGSPQESLEDSPEEPLPDHGGQ
- a CDS encoding efflux transporter, outer membrane factor (OMF) lipoprotein, NodT family, with protein sequence MQFERISRARTLAPRALTIAVAAALATLLAGCVVGPDYKRPAAEIPASYKEAAPGWKVAQPADQQDRGDWWTIYEDPQLNALEDKLNASNQTIAQFAAAYRQARALVGEARAAYFPTIGASAGGTRSGYGSSSGNNTTTTSSRSGISNSYNVQLDASWEPDLWGSVTRSVNSQKAGAQGAAADLANARLSAQGTLAQTYFSLRALDSTQKLLDDTVVAYQKSLQLTQNQYAAGVAARSDVIQAQTQLQTAQAAAIDNGVQRAQDEHAIAVLVGEPASTFSIPPMPLTATPPAVPAQMPSALLERRPDIASAERKAAAANEQIGVAIAAFFPSLTLSATGGFQSSVFSQLLTLPSRFWTLGPQLAGTIFDAGLREAKTEAARAAYDQDVATYRQTILAAFQDVEDNLASQRILGQEIVVQRQAVDSARQALTIVTNEYKAGTVGYVNVLTAQTTAFLAEQKLESLAGQRMVSSVGLVKALGGGWDVSQMNRETGDVAAPAPLPAASATPVAQSGATPQPAQSN
- a CDS encoding type II secretion system protein N (GspN), producing the protein MTYWMRRLRVALPWLVVAVLASAAVMLTLLPAAWITPQFAKQTRGHVNLVDPAGSLWHGSATLMLAAGSDMSAATLLPGRIEWRTAFWPLFTGRVRMIMRHSEAMPDPITVDATLRSATVTPGAMAVPASLLSGLGAPFNTLDLQGDVRLSWSDWRSFNQEAFGQLTVTLNDVSSRVSLVKPLGSYRLQFQAQGASSTLDLTTLKGPLMLTGNGSVSSASTSFHGSASAAPEARDNLAGLLNLLGRPSGPDTVALTFVH